One segment of Castanea sativa cultivar Marrone di Chiusa Pesio chromosome 3, ASM4071231v1 DNA contains the following:
- the LOC142628905 gene encoding zinc finger BED domain-containing protein RICESLEEPER 2-like translates to MCLTCHFVDSSWKLQKRIINFCDVSPPHSGVLISYAIFKSLLDWGLENKVCTITLDNANNNDAAVRILKDAIKRKLMLGGKIFHVRCCAHVINLLVQDGLSEIEMVIENVRESVKYLITSEARLIKFGEIAKQLQLPSKKLILDCPTCWNATYAMLAERCSLVFEEVTNVISGSEYPTANIFLPEVWKIKEVLNEKSLDENDYISAMACKMKLMFDKYWGECNFVMAIAVLLDPWFKMTLINFSFPKIYQGLEVARNIDRVHDAVYQLYNEYVVDYTSSNAGQSASKSTEGSSFGGNNSKFKTRGRMEFDQFVRNADNIQPAKSNLDVYLEEGVFLCSDDSDSDFDALE, encoded by the exons ATGTGTCTCACCTGTCATTTTGTTGACTCTAGTTGGAAATTACAAAAGcgaattataaatttttgtgatgtatcacctccacattctGGAGTTTTAATTTCTTATGCTATTTTTAAGTCTTTGCTTGATTGGGGGCTTGAAAACAAGGTGTGTACAATAACCTTGGACAATGCTAACAACAATGATGCAGCTGTAAGAATTTTGAAAGATGCTATCAAAAGGAAGCTCATGTTGGGTGGTAAGATCTTTCATGTACGTTGTTGTGCACATGTCATTAATTTGTTGGTACAAGATGGGTTGAGTGAGATTGAAATGGTGATTGAAAATGTCCGTGAAAGTGTGAAGTATCTAATTACATCAGAAGCTCGTCTTATAAAGTTTGGTGAGATTGCAAAGCAATTGCAATTACCGTCCAAGAAGTTGATCTTAGATTGTCCCACATGTTGGAATGCAACATATGCAATGTTGGCTGAGAGGTGTTCCCTAG TTTTTGAAGAAGTCACAAATGTCATATCAGGAAGTGAATATCCAACTGCAAATATATTCCTTCCTGAGGTTTGGAAGATAAAAGAAGTTTTAAATGAGAAGTCACTTGATGAAAATGATTACATTAGTGCTATGGCATGTAAGATGAAGTTAATGTTTGACAAATATTGGGGTGAATGCAACTTTGTAATGGCCATAGCTGTTTTGTTAGATCCTTGGTTCAAAATGACTTTGATAAACTTTTCCTTTCCAAAGATCTATCAAGGGTTGGAAGTAGCTAGAAACATTGATCGTGTTCATGATGCCGTATATCAActttataatgaatatgttgTGGACTATACTTCAAGCAATGCTGGACAAAGTGCATCTAAATCCACTGAAGGTAGTAGTTTTGGTGGCAataattcaaagtttaaaactaGAGGTAGAATGGAGTTTGATCAATTTGTTAGAAATGCTGATAACATACAACCAGCAAAATCAAATTTGGATGTGTACTTGGAAGAAGGTGTCTTTTTATGCTCGGATGATTCAGATTCAGACTTTGATGCTTTGGAGTAG